The region GGTCAGAGTCGTCATTCTATGTGCCGTGGTCGATCCTGCATCAGAAGGTGTTTATCGACATCACCGAGTTCACCCGGGCGCGCACCACGTATCCCGTGTTGCCGTGGATCGGGGTGATTCTGCTGGGTTGGGCCATCGGGCCGTGGTTCGGCAAGGACATGGAGCCGGCCGAGCGCATTTCCCGGCTGGTCAAACTTGGCGTCGGCTTGCTGGTGGCGTTCGTGTTCATCCGGTACCTGAACGTCTACGGCGAGAAACCTTGGGTGCAGACCGGTGATTCGTTGCGCACCTTCATGAGTTTCATGAGCGCCAAGAAGTACCCGCCGTCGCTGATGTTCCTGATGCCTACCCTCGGTTTGGGGCTGCTCCTGCTGGCGTTGTTCGAGAAGCTGCAGGATCGCTGGTCCACCGCGACGCTGGCGATCTACGGCGGGGCGCCGATGTTTTTCTATCTGCTGCACCTGTATGTGCTCAAGGCCATGTACCTGGCGGCGGTCGCAATCTGGGGCGCCAATCAGGGCGCGTATTACGGCTTCGATAACCTGCCCACGGTGTGGCTGTGGAGCGTGATTCTTGGGGTGTTGTTGTTCTTCCCGACACGCTGGTTCGCTGCCCTCAAGCAGCGGCGTCGCGACATCGCGATTCTCAAATACCTCTGATGTGCCGAACGGTGTCCCCCGTTCGGCGGGACACCTTGCAGACCTCGAATTCTGTGGAGTTGCACTGTGAAAACCCTATCGACGCATACCCTGCTATTGGCATTGGGCGGGCAGTCGCTGCTCGCCTTCGCTTCAGAGCAAGACAACGCAAAAGGCTTTGTCGAGGACAGTCAGTGGAGCCTGCTCAACCGCAGCGTCTACGACCGCCGCGACTATGAGCACGGTTCGCTGAGCAATGGCGCACGCAATGCCTACAAACCTCGCGCCCAACGCAGCGACCTCGCCGAGGAATGGGCCTACGGCTTGATGGCCGATTTTACCTCCGGCTACACCCGCGGCACCTTAGGATTTGGCCTCGATGCTCACGCCTATTCCGGTTGGGAGCTGGACAGCGGAGGCGGGCGGGCCGGCAAGGCTGCGGCTGCTCGGCGTCGACAATGACGGCCACCCCAAGGATGAATTCAGTCGCGGTGGCGCCGTGGCCAAACTGCGGTTTTTCTCCACCGAACTGCGCTACGGCGAACAGCGAGTGAAAAC is a window of Pseudomonas sp. 10S4 DNA encoding:
- a CDS encoding DUF1624 domain-containing protein gives rise to the protein MSQSSGLAGQAGSVSAALAAPLVKANTRMLAIDALRGFVMLLMLIDHVRETFLLHRQVTDPIDALSVTPDLYFTRMLSEICAPVFIFLTGLSAWLYSQKHTASETSVFLLKRGFFLVFLEITFVCFAWNAEFPPKTLWLQVIWCIGICMIVLAGLLHFKRSWLIVLGLVIVAGHNLFDNVVVGSESSFYVPWSILHQKVFIDITEFTRARTTYPVLPWIGVILLGWAIGPWFGKDMEPAERISRLVKLGVGLLVAFVFIRYLNVYGEKPWVQTGDSLRTFMSFMSAKKYPPSLMFLMPTLGLGLLLLALFEKLQDRWSTATLAIYGGAPMFFYLLHLYVLKAMYLAAVAIWGANQGAYYGFDNLPTVWLWSVILGVLLFFPTRWFAALKQRRRDIAILKYL